A window of Dictyoglomus sp. genomic DNA:
GCTTAGTATCCCAATAATTTCCCCTTATGAAAATATCTTCCCTCAAAATTCCTTCAAACTTCATTCCCACTTTTTGCATTACCCTTTCCGAGGCAATATTTTCAATAATACATCTTGCCTGTATTCTGTTTAAAAACATTTTCTCAAATCCAAATTTTATTATTTCCTTTACTGCTTCAGTCATTAATCCCCTTTTCCAGTATTTTCTTGATAGAACATATCCAATTTCTGCTTTAGAATTTTTTCTATCCCACCAAACATAACCACAAGTTCCAATTAATTTTCTATTCTCTTTAAATTCTATTCCCCAATCTCCATACCCTTCTCTTTCATACTTAATTAGCATAAATTCAATAAATCTTACAGAATCTTCAATGGATTTGTGAGGCTCCCAAGAAAGATATTTTGTTATTTCTTTATCCTTTGCATATTCAAAAAGATCCTCTGCATCGGAAAGAG
This region includes:
- a CDS encoding GNAT family N-acetyltransferase, with the protein product MRIFDNFPVLETPHLILRKISLSDAEDLFEYAKDKEITKYLSWEPHKSIEDSVRFIEFMLIKYEREGYGDWGIEFKENRKLIGTCGYVWWDRKNSKAEIGYVLSRKYWKRGLMTEAVKEIIKFGFEKMFLNRIQARCIIENIASERVMQKVGMKFEGILREDIFIRGNYWDTKLYSILRKEFFITI